In Pseudoalteromonas tetraodonis, the genomic window ACCCATGGGCGGTGCTTTTCACGGTGTAAAATTTCATTTTTAAGACGAATTAAAGTCACAGTACCAACAAACGCGGCAAAGGCTAAAATATTAATCATTAACGGCCAAAACATACTTGGATCTACCGCGTCGCGGTTAAACTTAGTGATGCTTGCCCCTTGATGCAGGGTATTCCACCATTCCACCGAAAAGTGAATGATAGGCAAGTTAATAACCCCAACAATAGCTAAAATAGACGCGGCGCGACCGGCTGATTTTTTATCTTCAAAGGCATGGTACAAAGACAACACCCCTAGATATAAAAATAACAAAATAAGTTCAGAGGTCAGTCTTGCATCCCATACCCACCAAGCACCCCACATAGGTTTACCCCACGCAGCACCGGTGATTAAGGCTATTGCGGTCATGCAGGCACCTACGGGTGCTATTGCAATCACCGCAAGCTCTGCATTGCGTAATTGCCATACAAGCGCAACAATGGCAGCAATCGCCATTGATGAATAGGCGCCCATAGATAAAATAGCGGAGGGCACGTGAATAAAAATAATACGGTAACTGTCTTTTTGTTGGTAATCGGCAGGAGCAAAACCTAATCCCCATACCCAACCAACAACCATACTAATAACCGTTACTACTGCAAAATATGGCAGTAGAGTATTGCATAATTGATATGCTCGCTCTGCTTTCGCATACGGATGTAACCACTTCCACATATTAACTTACACTCACTTTTAATGCTGATGATATGGCAATTGGCGCACTGATAGTCGCAACGACTAACATTGCACCAAGGATTGCAAGCTGACCACTGTAATCCAGCGACATAGTGCTGGTATCAATAGCGGAAGTTGCAAAAATTAAAACCGGAATATACAAAGGCAAAACGAGCAGACTCATTAAAATGCCGCCTTTTTGTAATCCCACAGTCAAGCCCGCCCCTATTGCGCCTATGAAGCTTAATAAAGGCGTACCCAATAATAGCGTTAATAACGTAGCCATTAGGGCCGTCGTATCTAAATTTAGTAGTAAAGCAAATAAAGGAGTCATTAGCACTAACGGGAGGCCGGTGATCACCCAGTGTGCGGCTACTTTGCCCAGCACCGTTAATGATAAGGGGTATGACGAAGCAATGAGCTGCTCCAAAGAGCCGTCGTGGTAATCATCTCTAAACAGTTTATCAAGGCCAAGCATGGTCGATAATAAAGCCGCAACCCAAATAATGCCCGGTGCCATCCTTGATAACAAGCCTGGCTCAGGCCCTATGGCTAATGGAAACAGTGAGATAACAATTAAAAAAAACAAGATAGGATTAACTATTTCAGCGCGCTGACGAAAAGCGAGCTTAACGTCTTTGCTAAATACCGCGACAAATAACTGCCAATATGAATGCTGTCGTGTCATTAGTGGCGGTACTCCAAAGTCAACGTTTGTAAGTCACTAAAGTGGGTGGTTAAATCTTGGTGTGTTGTTAACAAAATAGCGCCCCCCTTTGATAAGTGCTCAGTAAAACGTTGCTGTAAAAAGGCAACCCCGCTTTTATCTAGCGCCGTGAAAGGTTCATCTAAAATCCATAACTTCGCTTCAGATAACCATAATCGAACGAGTGCCACCCGCCGCTGTTGACCCGCAGATAACATTCTTACAGGCACATCTTCCAGCCCCACTAAACCTAACTTACTTAATAAAGGGTATAAATCAGGAGTATCAACATAACCATTAATAGCCAACCAATGTGCTACATTTTCAAGTGCACTAAGTTGTACGTTAACACCGGTTTTATGGCCTATAAATAATAAGTCTCTGGCATATTCATCATAATATTTTTTGATAGATTGATTTAGGTATAAAATATCACCTTCATCCGGCAGCGAAAAACCAGCAATAATGCGCAATAATGATGTTTTACCAGCCCCATTAGGGCCAGCTAACTGCATGATTTGACCGCTTTTAAGGCTAAAATTAAGTTCATCAAACAAACAACGCTCTTGCTTGATACAAGTAACGGACTTAATGTGTAACAAGATGACGATTCTCTCTGCCAAAAATTAGCCGTAAGTCTACCATAATGATAGGGTAATACGAATATTGCTTTAGAATCGATTTACTTAAAATAAAGAAAACTTGATATAAAATAATGAATACACCAACGCACATCACATTGTCTAACCCACAGGTTAGTAATCAAACAACTGATTCAGGTAAGGCTGCGTTAGCAACACTGCCACCTGAACTGCTGGCGGCAAAAAATATTCAGTTTTCTAAAGATTCAGTCACGCTTGATGTGTTTATGAATAAGCATTGGCAAACGATTCGCCTTGGGACAACTGAGACATTCACAAACGTTGAAAAAATAGCAAGCGCTAACATACAGTTAAGTGCAGATGGTAAAAGCTTAACCATCATCCCTAACAATACAACTTTAACAATTAAACAACCGGCTCAGTTGCAACGATTTTTAAATTTTATAAACACCCAAAGTGATATTCAAAACAGTCCACTATCACTTCAGGTGGTATTACAACCCACACCAAAGTTGGTCATTGAAAAATTTAATGCCAGTATTGCTATTAATAAACACGTTGCACAATTACTCGCAGATGAGCCTTTAATAAAGGGGATGATTGAAACGGATAGCAAAGGTACACGACTTAATATTATTAACCGTTTTGCTGATATAGTGCATTCACAGCCAATAAACCAAGCCAAACTAACACAGTTGCTTGCCAGTAATTTAACCCCTGCTCAGCTTCATGCTATGCCTAAGTTTGCGGTATTAAGCCCAAACTCTTTTAAAGACTCATTAACTATTAACCTAAGTCATCGACAATTAAGTGAACTACCTACCATCCCGACTAAGGTAAACATTACTCACCAAGCAGATAAATTACTGATCAAAACCGCTTATCACACTATGACTGTGAGCCTTAAAAACTCATTTAGTAAACCGTTT contains:
- a CDS encoding heme ABC transporter permease — its product is MWKWLHPYAKAERAYQLCNTLLPYFAVVTVISMVVGWVWGLGFAPADYQQKDSYRIIFIHVPSAILSMGAYSSMAIAAIVALVWQLRNAELAVIAIAPVGACMTAIALITGAAWGKPMWGAWWVWDARLTSELILLFLYLGVLSLYHAFEDKKSAGRAASILAIVGVINLPIIHFSVEWWNTLHQGASITKFNRDAVDPSMFWPLMINILAFAAFVGTVTLIRLKNEILHREKHRPWVRQLLTKG
- the ccmB gene encoding heme exporter protein CcmB, whose amino-acid sequence is MTRQHSYWQLFVAVFSKDVKLAFRQRAEIVNPILFFLIVISLFPLAIGPEPGLLSRMAPGIIWVAALLSTMLGLDKLFRDDYHDGSLEQLIASSYPLSLTVLGKVAAHWVITGLPLVLMTPLFALLLNLDTTALMATLLTLLLGTPLLSFIGAIGAGLTVGLQKGGILMSLLVLPLYIPVLIFATSAIDTSTMSLDYSGQLAILGAMLVVATISAPIAISSALKVSVS
- the ccmA gene encoding cytochrome c biogenesis heme-transporting ATPase CcmA, translating into MLHIKSVTCIKQERCLFDELNFSLKSGQIMQLAGPNGAGKTSLLRIIAGFSLPDEGDILYLNQSIKKYYDEYARDLLFIGHKTGVNVQLSALENVAHWLAINGYVDTPDLYPLLSKLGLVGLEDVPVRMLSAGQQRRVALVRLWLSEAKLWILDEPFTALDKSGVAFLQQRFTEHLSKGGAILLTTHQDLTTHFSDLQTLTLEYRH